A stretch of Triticum aestivum cultivar Chinese Spring chromosome 1D, IWGSC CS RefSeq v2.1, whole genome shotgun sequence DNA encodes these proteins:
- the LOC123181058 gene encoding long-chain-alcohol oxidase FAO1, with protein MAAQEEEKAAGRRAGPHPLLRGRRRDGKYTHGLHPAQMEALRAMCGAFIPSLPAEESDAGGRADQPGGKDLERFYLASAADSNIPDEVAELMVTRCIREAALLAWVVLWVLSTRVGTLLLCGRLSLCGAAGELRRFADMPAERQEAALQRWNRTRWLFPLRIVFALVKILSHYVFYTMVDENSENPHWKAIGYSVEEWQRDPAEAPAPSRPLDNGVVETRALNDTTLLRSLADRGLPVKPGAQHTVECDAVIVGSGCGGGVAAAILASAGYKVVVVEKGDYFAADDYSSVEGPSMERLFEKGGIFCTSNVTTMVFTGSTVGGGSAVNWSACIRTPGEVLQEWSHDHGLPLFATKAYVQAMNTVCDRLGVTDECLKEGFQNKVLRRGCEALGLPVDAVPRNSSAGHYCGSCNFGCPTGDKRGTDTTWLVDAVKHGAVILTGCKAERFILHNNSGKDGRSKKCVGLLATCMSNGITKKLRIEAKVSISACGALMTPPLLRNSGLKNRHIGRNLHLHPVSMAWGYFPENKQAVPITGKSYEGGIITSMHRVTPRTIIETPALGPGAFAAMVPWESGRDMKERMSRFARTAHAFALVRDRGSGFVDCEGRLRFTPSRDDTRELRNGLRHVLRILVAAGAAEVGTHRSDGLRLRCKGVRDEDLEAFLDEVTIEKGPMHSTADKWAVFSSAHQMGSCRMGSSPKDSAVDGSGESWEAEGLYVCDGSLLPTAVGVNPMITIQSVAYCLSKGIAESMTNAQKHY; from the exons atggcggcgcaggaggaggagaagGCCGCGGGCAGGCGCGCGGGGCCGCACCCGCTGCTGCGCGGGCGGAGGCGGGACGGCAAGTACACGCACGGGCTGCACCCGGCGCAGATGGAGGCGCTCCGCGCCATGTGCGGCGCCTTCATCCCCTCGCTGCCGGCCGAGGAGTCGGACGCAGGCGGCCGCGCCGACCAGCCCGGCGGCAAGGACCTCGAGCGCTTctacctcgcctccgccgccgactCCAACATCCCCGACGAG GTTGCGGAGCTGATGGTGACGCGGTGCATACGGGAGGCGGcgctgctggcgtgggtggtgctGTGGGTGCTGAGCACGAGGGTGGGCACGCTGCTGCTGTGCGGCCGGCTGAGCCTCTGCGGCGCCGCCGGTGAGCTGCGCCGGTTCGCGGACATGCCGGCGGAGCGGCAGGAGGCGGCGCTGCAGCGATGGAACAGGACGCGGTGGCTCTTCCCGCTCAGGATCGTCTTCGCCCTCGTCAAGATCCTCTCCCACTACGTCTTCTACACCATG GTCGACGAGAACTCAGAGAATCCACACTGGAAAGCGATTGGATACAGCGTGGAAGAGTGGCAGAGAGACCCAGCTGAAGCGCCCGCCCCGTCGCGGCCGCTGGACAATGGCGTCGTCGAAACCAGAGCGCTGAACGACACCACCCTGCTCAGGTCACTCGCCGACAGGGGGCTCCCCGTGAAGCCGGGCGCGCAGCACACGGTGGAGTGCGACGCCGTCATTGTGGGGTCCGGCTGCGGCGGGGGCGTTGCTGCCGCGATACTGGCGTCCGCGGGGTACAAGGTGGTAGTCGTCGAGAAGGGCGACTACTTCGCCGCCGATGACTACAGCTCCGTCGAGGGTCCGTCCATGGAGCGCCTCTTCGAGAAGGGCGGCATCTTCTGCACGTCCAACGTGACGACGATGGTGTTCACGGGCTCCACtgtcggcggcggctcggcggtgAACTGGTCGGCCTGCATCCGCACGCCGGGGGAGGTCTTGCAGGAGTGGTCCCACGACCACGGCCTCCCGTTATTCGCGACCAAGGCGTACGTGCAGGCCATGAACACGGTTTGTGACCGGCTCGGCGTCACTGACGAGTGCCTGAAGGAAGGGTTCCAGAACAAGGTGCTGCGCCGAGGGTGCGAGGCGCTCGGGCTGCCTGTCGACGCCGTGCCACGCAACTCGTCGGCGGGACACTACTGCGGGAGCTGCAACTTCGGCTGCCCCACCGGCGATAAGCGCGGCACCGACACGACGTGGCTCGTCGACGCCGTCAAGCACGGCGCGGTGATCCTGACCGGGTGCAAGGCCGAGCGGTTCATCCTCCACAACAACAGCGGCAAGGACGGCCGGAGCAAGAAATGCGTCGGCCTGTTGGCGACGTGCATGAGCAACGGCATCACCAAGAAGCTGCGCATCGAGGCCAAGGTGTCCATCTCGGCCTGCGGGGCGCTCATGACGCCTCCGCTGCTGCGCAACAGCGGGCTGAAGAACCGGCACATCGGCCGGAACCTGCACCTCCACCCGGTGTCCATGGCGTGGGGCTACTTCCCGGAGAACAAGCAGGCGGTGCCCATCACCGGCAAGTCCTACGAGGGCGGCATCATCACGAGCATGCACCGCGTCACACCGCGCACCATCATCGAGACGCCAGCGCTAGGGCCGGGGGCCTTCGCCGCCATGGTGCCGTGGGAGTCGGGCCGCGACATGAAGGAGCGCATGAGCCGGTTCGCGCGCACGGCGCACGCGTTCGCCCTCGTCCGCGACCGCGGCTCGGGGTTCGTCGACTGCGAGGGCCGCCTGCGCTTCACCCCCAGCCGCGACGACACCCGCGAGCTCCGCAACGGCCTGCGCCACGTGCTGCGCATCCTGGTGGCCGCCGGCGCGGCGGAGGTGGGCACGCACCGCAGCGACGGGCTCCGGCTGCGGTGCAAGGGCGTGCGCGACGAGGACCTGGAGGCGTTCCTGGACGAGGTGACCATCGAGAAGGGGCCCATGCACTCGACGGCGGACAAATGGGCGGTCTTCTCCTCGGCTCATCAGATGGGCAGCTGCCGCATGGGCTCCAGCCCCAAGGACAGCGCCGTCGACGGCAGCGGCGAGAGCTGGGAGGCCGAGGGCCTGTACGTCTGCGACGGCAGCCTCCTCCCCACCGCGGTCGGCGTCAACCCAATGATCACTATTCAGTCCGTCGCCTACTGCCTCTCCAAGGGCATCGCCGAGTCCATGACCAACGCCCAGAAGCACTACTAG